The following proteins are co-located in the Dyadobacter chenwenxiniae genome:
- a CDS encoding DNA topoisomerase IV subunit B, whose protein sequence is MESTNVQYDEDSIRSLDWKEHIRLRPGMYIGKLGDGSSVDDGIYVLVKEIVDNSIDEHMMGNGKTIEIKISEHRVEVRDYGRGIPLGKVVDCVSKINTGGKYDSGAFQKSVGLNGVGTKAVNALSQYFKVQSFREGKSKNAEFAQGALVNESKEIQTNQRNGTHIAFEPDGVIFKNFRYIPQYLDNMIWNYCYLNAGLTINFNGQKYISQNGLLDLLQSKSDAESLRYPIIHLKGEDIEFAMTHGNQYGEEYYSFVNGQYTTQGGTHLAAFREAVVKAVREHFNKDYAPEDVRSSIIAAVAIRVQEPVFESQTKTKLGSNTITPDPNSTTVRTFVNDFVKERLDNYLHMHPESRDALKKRIEQSERERKELAGIKKLANDRAKKANLHNKKLRDCRLHLTDLKNDFRYETTLFITEGDSASGSITKSRNVQTQAVFSLRGKPLNCFGLTKKVVYENEEFNLLQHALDIENGVENLRFNRIVIATDADVDGMHIRLLLMTFFLQFFPDLVRNGHLFVLETPLFRVRNKKETIYCYSGEEKQNAVNKLGSKPEITRFKGLGEISPDEFGKFIGEDMRVEPVILQKETSIQKLLSYFMGKNTPERQRFIIDNLKTEKNIEELALAV, encoded by the coding sequence ATGGAAAGTACCAACGTGCAATATGATGAGGATAGTATAAGGTCACTCGATTGGAAAGAACATATCAGATTGAGGCCAGGGATGTATATTGGCAAGTTAGGGGATGGTTCTTCGGTGGATGACGGGATCTATGTTCTGGTAAAGGAAATCGTTGATAATTCAATCGACGAACATATGATGGGCAACGGAAAAACCATAGAAATCAAAATTTCCGAACACCGGGTCGAAGTAAGGGATTATGGACGGGGAATACCGCTTGGAAAGGTTGTAGACTGCGTTTCCAAGATCAATACGGGTGGAAAATATGATTCTGGCGCATTCCAGAAATCAGTTGGTTTGAATGGTGTCGGAACAAAGGCGGTTAATGCACTTTCACAGTATTTCAAGGTGCAGTCATTCCGGGAAGGCAAGAGTAAAAATGCTGAATTTGCACAAGGCGCGCTTGTGAACGAGTCCAAGGAAATACAGACAAACCAGCGTAACGGAACGCACATCGCCTTTGAGCCGGACGGTGTGATTTTTAAGAATTTCCGTTACATTCCTCAGTATCTGGATAATATGATCTGGAATTACTGTTATCTGAATGCGGGCCTTACCATTAATTTCAACGGGCAAAAATATATTTCCCAAAACGGCTTGCTTGACCTGCTGCAAAGCAAATCTGACGCGGAGTCGCTGCGCTACCCGATTATTCATTTAAAAGGAGAGGACATTGAATTTGCCATGACGCACGGCAATCAATATGGAGAGGAATATTATTCTTTTGTTAACGGCCAATACACTACGCAGGGCGGAACGCACCTTGCAGCATTTCGCGAAGCCGTTGTAAAAGCGGTTAGAGAACATTTCAACAAGGACTATGCACCGGAAGATGTGCGTTCGTCGATCATTGCCGCCGTGGCCATCCGCGTGCAGGAGCCCGTTTTTGAATCCCAAACTAAAACCAAGTTAGGGTCCAACACCATTACGCCTGATCCGAACAGCACCACAGTTCGCACATTTGTCAATGATTTTGTAAAAGAAAGGCTTGATAATTACCTGCATATGCACCCGGAATCGAGGGACGCATTGAAAAAGCGGATCGAACAGTCTGAAAGGGAGCGGAAAGAATTGGCAGGCATTAAAAAGTTGGCCAATGATCGTGCCAAGAAGGCAAATTTACATAATAAGAAACTGAGAGACTGCCGCTTGCATTTGACAGACCTGAAAAATGACTTTCGCTACGAAACCACATTGTTCATCACAGAGGGAGATTCGGCAAGCGGTTCAATCACCAAATCCCGTAACGTTCAGACACAAGCCGTTTTTAGTTTAAGAGGTAAGCCTTTGAACTGTTTTGGTTTAACAAAAAAAGTCGTTTACGAAAACGAGGAATTCAACTTGCTTCAACATGCACTCGACATTGAGAACGGCGTGGAAAACCTGCGTTTTAACCGCATTGTGATTGCAACGGATGCGGACGTGGACGGTATGCACATTCGTTTGCTGCTGATGACGTTCTTCCTTCAATTTTTCCCGGACCTCGTCCGTAACGGGCATCTGTTTGTGCTGGAAACGCCGCTTTTCAGGGTCAGGAATAAAAAAGAGACCATATATTGTTATAGCGGGGAAGAGAAGCAGAATGCTGTGAACAAGCTGGGCAGCAAACCCGAAATCACCCGTTTCAAAGGCCTCGGCGAGATTTCACCGGACGAATTCGGAAAATTCATTGGCGAAGACATGCGGGTGGAACCGGTAATCCTGCAAAAAGAAACTTCCATTCAGAAATTATTGAGCTATTTCATGGGTAAAAATACGCCTGAACGCCAGCGTTTTATCATTGACAACCTCAAAACAGAAAAGAACATTGAAGAACTTGCGCTCGCAGTATAG
- the pheA gene encoding prephenate dehydratase, translating to MELQDLRNRIDSLDDQLLSILNERMELVKKVGDLKRSSQSIIYRPEREKQILDRLEKRNDGLLTRQAIDAIFFEIFAVSRNLELPERVAYLGPEGSFTHQAAEGRFGGMSEYLVLPTIHSVFESVETSRAKFGVVPIENNQEGIVIETVDFLREKNLSIVAEVLLQVHFTFASQSDSLKNIRRIYSKDIAFRQCGKFINEYLEGMDIELIPVESTSKAAKMASQEEDAAAICSSISARLFGVPILFDNIEDSDQNRTRFLILAKDFVNIKSDDDKTTIIANLPNTNRPGVLYEFLKDFNDRGINLTKIESRPLRGTATFRAWFLVEFLGHIDDPMVQEIMHKYGSHLKWLGSYIRVS from the coding sequence GTGGAATTACAAGACCTAAGAAACAGGATAGACTCACTTGACGATCAGTTGCTTAGTATTTTGAATGAGCGTATGGAGCTCGTTAAAAAAGTAGGTGACCTGAAACGTTCGTCCCAGTCTATCATTTATCGCCCCGAAAGAGAAAAGCAAATCCTGGACCGCCTCGAAAAGCGCAACGACGGTTTGCTGACCAGGCAGGCCATTGACGCCATATTTTTCGAAATCTTCGCCGTTTCCCGTAACCTGGAATTGCCGGAAAGAGTGGCATATCTGGGACCGGAAGGCAGTTTTACACATCAGGCAGCCGAAGGGCGCTTCGGTGGCATGAGCGAATATCTGGTGCTGCCAACCATTCATTCCGTATTTGAGAGTGTGGAGACAAGCCGCGCCAAGTTTGGCGTCGTGCCAATTGAGAATAACCAGGAAGGCATTGTGATCGAAACAGTAGATTTTCTCCGTGAAAAAAACCTGTCCATTGTCGCCGAAGTGCTTTTGCAGGTGCATTTCACATTCGCATCGCAGTCCGATTCGCTTAAAAACATTCGCAGGATCTATTCAAAAGACATTGCATTCCGGCAATGCGGAAAGTTCATTAACGAATATCTGGAAGGAATGGACATTGAGCTGATCCCGGTTGAGTCTACTTCAAAAGCTGCGAAAATGGCATCGCAGGAAGAGGACGCTGCGGCGATTTGTTCCTCGATCTCCGCAAGGCTTTTCGGCGTTCCGATCCTTTTTGATAACATTGAGGACAGCGACCAGAACAGGACGCGGTTTTTGATTTTGGCCAAAGATTTTGTCAACATTAAAAGTGATGACGACAAAACGACCATTATTGCCAATTTGCCCAATACAAACCGCCCAGGTGTTTTGTACGAGTTTTTAAAAGACTTTAACGATAGGGGGATTAACCTTACAAAAATTGAAAGCCGCCCGTTAAGGGGAACCGCGACATTCAGAGCGTGGTTTCTGGTTGAGTTCCTGGGACACATAGACGATCCGATGGTGCAGGAAATTATGCATAAATACGGTTCGCACCTGAAATGGCTGGGAAGTTATATCAGGGTTTCTTAG